A genome region from Brachymonas denitrificans includes the following:
- the miaA gene encoding tRNA (adenosine(37)-N6)-dimethylallyltransferase MiaA: MAALAPHYLALAGPTASGKTASALAIARHARTHWNLPVEIVSVDSALVYRGMDIGTAKPSAEELAAVPHHLIDIIDPRDSYSAAQFARDAQRLIAEIRQRGHLPLLAGGTMLYFKALFEGLSDLPEAEPALRSQLEQEALRHGWPAMHARLATVDPATAARLAPNDSQRIGRALEVWHATGKPLSHWHAQGSDTGVTGLRPLALISLEPEQRSWLHERIAQRFDLMLEQGFLQEMQALRSRGDLDLALPSMRCVGYRQAWEGLEKGEPLSLWREKAIAATRQLAKRQLTWLRSMPWRQRVACDAPDALEQVLKLAGQAIKPRLPATPT, encoded by the coding sequence ATGGCTGCCCTCGCCCCGCACTACCTGGCCCTGGCCGGCCCTACGGCCAGTGGCAAGACTGCCTCGGCGCTCGCCATTGCCCGCCATGCCCGCACGCACTGGAACCTCCCTGTCGAAATCGTCAGCGTGGACTCGGCCCTGGTCTATCGCGGCATGGACATCGGCACCGCCAAGCCATCTGCCGAAGAGCTGGCGGCAGTGCCGCACCACCTGATCGACATCATCGACCCACGCGACAGCTACAGCGCCGCCCAGTTCGCCCGCGACGCCCAGCGCCTGATTGCCGAAATCCGGCAGCGTGGCCATCTGCCCCTGCTGGCCGGCGGCACCATGCTGTACTTCAAGGCGCTGTTCGAAGGCCTGAGCGACCTGCCTGAAGCCGAACCAGCGCTGCGCAGCCAGCTCGAGCAGGAAGCGCTGCGCCATGGCTGGCCGGCCATGCACGCCCGCCTCGCCACGGTAGACCCGGCAACGGCGGCGCGCCTTGCCCCCAACGACAGCCAGCGCATCGGACGCGCGCTGGAGGTCTGGCACGCCACCGGCAAGCCCCTGTCGCACTGGCACGCCCAGGGCAGCGACACCGGCGTGACCGGACTGCGCCCTCTGGCCCTGATCAGCCTGGAGCCGGAACAGCGCAGCTGGCTGCATGAGCGCATCGCCCAGCGCTTCGATCTGATGCTGGAGCAGGGCTTTCTGCAGGAGATGCAGGCCTTGCGCTCGCGGGGAGATCTGGACCTCGCACTCCCCTCGATGCGCTGCGTCGGCTACCGGCAGGCGTGGGAAGGACTGGAGAAAGGCGAACCGCTTTCATTGTGGCGCGAGAAAGCCATTGCTGCCACGCGCCAGCTCGCCAAGCGCCAGCTCACCTGGCTGCGCAGCATGCCCTGGCGCCAGCGGGTGGCCTGTGATGCGCCCGATGCGCTGGAACAGGTGCTGAAGCTCGCTGGACAGGCCATCAAGCCCCGGCTGCCCGCCACTCCGACGTAG
- the nuoN gene encoding NADH-quinone oxidoreductase subunit NuoN — MIDKLSWIAVYPEIVLLVMTCVIILADISVKSAGRTLTYYLTLATLAGVAGMQAMYAMNGYTMYGFSNLLVSDSMGNWLKCFAAMAMFVTMVYARPYSQDRDMLRRGGELFILSLLSLLGIFVMISGNNFLIIYLGLELLTLSSYALVALRRDNANAVEAAMKYFILGAMASGFLLYGMSMLYGATGTLMINEVQQVVASGVAKQQILVLGVVFVVAGLAFKLGAVPFHMWMPDVYEGAPTSVALIVAGAPKLAAFAIMIRLLVEGLLPMAFHWQQMLVVLAIASLLVGNLAAIMQKNLKRMLAFSTIAQVGFVLLAFVAGYVNNSFNTVVDAYSAAMFYIVTYVLTTLVNFGVIMLLAREGFECDNISDLAGLNQRSPLYAGVMAISLLSLAGIPPMVGFYAKLTVLQVLVASGQAFHIGLAVFAVIMSLIGAFYYLRVIKVMYFDAPNPQLPTKIQANFEVRSVLSVNGALVLVLGLLPAGLMNLCAHAIYRMLSA; from the coding sequence ATGATTGACAAACTGAGTTGGATCGCGGTGTATCCGGAGATCGTCCTGCTGGTAATGACCTGCGTGATCATCCTGGCAGACATCAGCGTTAAGAGTGCAGGGCGTACCCTGACCTATTACCTGACCCTGGCGACACTGGCTGGTGTGGCCGGCATGCAGGCCATGTACGCCATGAATGGCTACACCATGTACGGTTTCAGCAACCTGCTGGTGAGCGACAGCATGGGCAACTGGCTCAAGTGCTTTGCCGCCATGGCGATGTTCGTGACCATGGTCTACGCGCGTCCCTATTCGCAGGACCGTGACATGCTGCGCCGCGGCGGTGAGTTGTTCATCCTGTCGCTGCTGAGCCTGCTGGGCATCTTCGTGATGATCTCCGGCAACAACTTCCTGATCATCTATCTGGGTCTGGAACTGCTGACGCTGTCCAGCTATGCGCTGGTGGCCCTGCGCCGCGACAACGCCAATGCGGTGGAAGCAGCGATGAAATACTTCATCCTGGGTGCCATGGCTTCCGGCTTCCTGCTGTACGGCATGTCCATGCTGTACGGCGCGACCGGCACGCTGATGATCAACGAGGTGCAACAGGTGGTGGCTTCCGGCGTGGCCAAGCAGCAGATCCTGGTTCTGGGCGTGGTGTTCGTGGTTGCCGGTCTGGCGTTCAAGCTGGGTGCCGTGCCGTTCCACATGTGGATGCCTGACGTCTACGAAGGCGCGCCCACTTCGGTGGCCCTGATCGTGGCAGGTGCGCCCAAGCTGGCTGCCTTTGCCATCATGATCCGTCTGCTGGTCGAGGGCCTGCTGCCCATGGCCTTCCACTGGCAGCAAATGCTGGTGGTGCTGGCCATTGCTTCCCTGCTGGTCGGTAACCTGGCCGCCATCATGCAGAAAAACCTCAAGCGCATGCTGGCGTTCTCCACCATCGCGCAGGTCGGTTTCGTGCTGCTGGCATTTGTTGCCGGTTACGTGAACAACAGCTTCAACACCGTGGTGGATGCCTACTCGGCTGCCATGTTCTACATCGTCACCTACGTGCTGACGACGCTGGTCAACTTCGGTGTGATCATGCTGCTGGCTCGCGAAGGCTTCGAGTGCGACAACATCAGCGATCTGGCCGGACTGAACCAGCGCAGCCCGCTGTACGCCGGCGTGATGGCCATCAGCCTGTTGTCGCTGGCCGGCATTCCGCCCATGGTCGGCTTCTATGCCAAGCTGACCGTGCTCCAGGTGCTGGTGGCTTCCGGCCAGGCCTTCCATATCGGGCTGGCGGTGTTTGCCGTGATCATGTCCCTGATCGGTGCGTTCTACTACCTGCGCGTGATCAAGGTCATGTACTTCGACGCTCCCAACCCGCAGCTGCCCACCAAGATCCAGGCGAACTTCGAAGTGCGTTCGGTACTGTCGGTGAATGGTGCCCTGGTGCTCGTGCTGGGCCTGCTGCCTGCCGGCCTGATGAACCTGTGCGCCCATGCGATCTATCGCATGCTGAGCGCCTGA
- a CDS encoding DUF1178 family protein: MKVLNLRCGVGHDFEGWFSSEEDFQSQQRQQLIECPVCGNTRIEKMLSAPHLNLGHGSAGSAEPERAAPAAAGDGNEQQRLQVMQAMYERMVQHVMEHTTDVGEQFADQARKMHHGEVAEAPIRGRTSPDEAQQLRDEGIDVVSLPVPNISKRRLQ; this comes from the coding sequence GTGAAGGTGTTGAACCTGCGCTGCGGGGTGGGCCATGATTTCGAAGGCTGGTTTTCCTCGGAGGAGGATTTCCAGTCGCAGCAGCGCCAGCAGTTGATCGAATGCCCGGTCTGCGGCAATACGCGCATCGAGAAGATGCTGTCTGCACCGCATCTCAACCTGGGCCACGGCAGTGCCGGCAGTGCGGAGCCGGAGCGGGCTGCCCCTGCGGCAGCCGGCGACGGCAATGAACAGCAGCGCCTGCAGGTGATGCAGGCCATGTACGAGCGCATGGTGCAGCACGTGATGGAGCACACCACAGACGTGGGGGAGCAGTTCGCGGACCAGGCACGCAAGATGCACCACGGCGAAGTGGCCGAAGCGCCCATCCGCGGGCGCACCTCGCCCGACGAGGCGCAGCAGCTGCGGGACGAGGGCATCGATGTGGTGTCGCTGCCGGTGCCGAACATTTCCAAGCGCAGGCTGCAGTAA
- a CDS encoding NUDIX domain-containing protein yields MTGKQASYPSLVDQVRENHQPLAEVTQEQQCVLQGRFLRVVRDTVLQPNGKLATREYVQHPGAVVVVPMLDDGRYLLERQYRHPMARMMIEFPAGKLDDGESGLDCARRELREETGCEAREWAYAGVMHNCIGYSDEHIEIWFARGLSQHEQALEEGELLHLSAATLPELLELTRSGALTDAKTLTCLLWLQLVDSGLWALDWQELAA; encoded by the coding sequence ATGACAGGCAAGCAAGCTTCCTATCCCTCCCTGGTCGACCAGGTGCGGGAGAATCACCAGCCTCTGGCCGAAGTCACCCAGGAACAGCAGTGCGTACTGCAGGGCAGGTTCCTGCGCGTGGTGCGCGATACGGTGCTGCAGCCCAACGGCAAGCTGGCCACGCGCGAGTACGTACAGCACCCGGGAGCGGTGGTGGTGGTTCCCATGCTGGACGATGGCCGCTACCTGCTGGAACGGCAGTATCGGCATCCCATGGCCCGCATGATGATCGAATTTCCTGCGGGCAAGCTCGATGACGGCGAGTCCGGCCTCGATTGTGCCCGTCGCGAATTGCGCGAGGAAACCGGCTGCGAGGCGCGCGAATGGGCCTATGCGGGCGTGATGCACAACTGCATTGGCTATTCCGACGAACATATCGAGATCTGGTTTGCGCGCGGGCTGAGCCAGCACGAGCAGGCGCTGGAAGAGGGCGAACTGCTGCACTTGTCCGCGGCCACACTTCCCGAACTGCTGGAGCTGACCCGCAGCGGCGCGCTCACGGACGCCAAGACGCTCACCTGCCTGCTGTGGCTCCAACTGGTCGACAGTGGCCTCTGGGCGCTGGATTGGCAGGAGCTGGCAGCGTGA
- a CDS encoding DUF2818 family protein, with amino-acid sequence MSLNLTVWLVILVAFVAANLPFINQRLFAVLPRRQARGRKGFGLQLLEWLVLYFVAGGFFLLLERNAGQIYPQGWEFYATTLALFATFAFPGFVYSHLMRHND; translated from the coding sequence ATGTCCTTGAACCTGACTGTCTGGCTGGTGATCCTGGTGGCGTTCGTCGCCGCCAACCTGCCCTTCATCAACCAGCGCCTGTTCGCCGTGCTGCCACGGCGACAGGCCAGGGGTCGCAAGGGTTTCGGATTGCAGTTGCTGGAGTGGCTGGTGCTGTATTTCGTGGCGGGCGGCTTCTTCCTGCTGCTGGAGCGCAACGCCGGCCAGATCTATCCGCAGGGCTGGGAGTTCTACGCAACGACCCTGGCTCTGTTCGCCACGTTTGCCTTCCCCGGCTTTGTCTATAGCCACCTGATGCGGCACAACGACTGA